The following is a genomic window from Moorella sp. Hama-1.
CCTCCTCCCCCGGGGCCTGGCCATGGAAGCTACAGCCGGGCGCATGAAAGAACTGGATCAGGAAAAGAAACGCCGGGAAAAGAAAGAGAGCCAGGAGCTGGAGAATGCCCGGCGCCAGGCGGCGCGCCTGGACGGCGCGGTCGTAAAAGTTACTACCAGAGCCGGGGAGATGGGTAAGCTTTTTGGCTCAGTTACCAATAAAGAAATAGCCGAGGCAATTAAAAACACTTTCCATATCACCCTCGATCGGCGTAAAATAGATTTGAAAGAACCCATCAAGGCCCTGGGCGGTTATGAAGTCACTCTAAAACTCCATCCAACTGTCCAGGCACGCCTGCAGGTGCAGGTGCAGGTGGTGGCGGAGGAGAGCTAAAAAATGCTTAACAATAGCGGGATAGCCATGGACACTAAAAACGGGGTTTTATTACCAATCCTGGCCAATGATTTCGACTTGCTCAGCCGCCAGGTATCAGCTTTGTTCAACGTCCTCTGCGATATCTACGGTACTGACAAGGTGGTTTTAAAGGCCAGCAAGCTGGAGGCCCTGGACCTGATGCGTTCGGAGGTCCTGGCAGAGCGGGTCCTGGCTTTACAGAAACTGGTTTACGAGGACCCGACCATCACCAGTGTCCCGGCGGAGGAGGATATACCCGGGATCCTGGTAGCCATTCAGGAAGAAATAGCCGAATTCATCGCCCGGCGGACG
Proteins encoded in this region:
- the rplI gene encoding 50S ribosomal protein L9, producing the protein MKVILTADVAKLGQRGSLVEVSEGYARNYLLPRGLAMEATAGRMKELDQEKKRREKKESQELENARRQAARLDGAVVKVTTRAGEMGKLFGSVTNKEIAEAIKNTFHITLDRRKIDLKEPIKALGGYEVTLKLHPTVQARLQVQVQVVAEES